One window from the genome of Thermithiobacillus plumbiphilus encodes:
- a CDS encoding YtxH domain-containing protein: MAHEDHQSSGMYLILGALLGAAISLLFAPQSGREVRSGIRDRAQRTMDRVRSTPETLNARISELLDNIGDRTQELVERAGLLTQEEKESLHSAIEADRSELERLRKRISHMH; the protein is encoded by the coding sequence ATGGCACATGAAGACCATCAAAGTTCCGGCATGTATCTCATTCTCGGCGCGTTGCTTGGGGCCGCCATTTCCCTGCTGTTCGCTCCGCAGTCCGGCCGCGAAGTCCGGTCTGGCATTCGTGATCGGGCGCAGCGCACCATGGATCGGGTCCGCAGCACGCCAGAAACCCTGAATGCACGTATCAGTGAGTTGCTCGACAACATCGGGGACCGCACCCAGGAGCTCGTTGAGCGCGCGGGCCTGCTGACCCAGGAAGAGAAGGAGTCCCTGCATTCGGCAATCGAAGCGGACCGCTCGGAACTCGAAAGATTGCGCAAACGCATTTCACATATGCACTGA
- a CDS encoding DUF599 domain-containing protein: MWPYVFDILSFIVSTAIMFAYRTWLMNRVRQRPTSTVMGTNSLARTAWVERIMQEGRDILAIQTLRNSTMAATLMASTAVLLIMGILNMLANADKIGPTLHVLNSWGSREPGMWIFKLLVLIVNFFIAFFSYSLAVRGYNHVGYLINVPPNAPERHGVTPEIVAHHLNRASDYNSLGMRTYYFSVPLVLWLFGPQWMLASTFILIAVLYRLDHQPAMD; encoded by the coding sequence ATGTGGCCTTATGTCTTTGATATACTGAGCTTCATTGTTTCCACCGCCATAATGTTTGCCTACCGGACCTGGCTGATGAACCGTGTCCGTCAGCGCCCGACCAGTACGGTGATGGGCACAAATAGTCTGGCACGAACCGCCTGGGTGGAAAGGATCATGCAGGAGGGGCGGGATATCCTTGCGATCCAGACCCTGCGCAATTCCACCATGGCCGCCACCCTGATGGCCTCCACGGCGGTACTGCTGATCATGGGCATTCTGAACATGCTGGCCAATGCCGACAAGATCGGGCCTACCCTGCATGTGCTCAACAGCTGGGGATCCCGGGAGCCTGGCATGTGGATTTTCAAGCTCCTGGTGCTGATCGTCAACTTCTTTATCGCTTTTTTCAGTTATTCACTGGCGGTGCGCGGGTACAATCACGTTGGCTACTTGATCAACGTGCCGCCCAACGCGCCGGAACGCCATGGCGTCACGCCCGAGATCGTAGCCCACCACCTGAACCGGGCCAGTGACTACAACAGCCTCGGCATGCGTACCTATTACTTTTCCGTGCCATTGGTGCTCTGGCTGTTCGGACCTCAGTGGATGCTGGCGTCGACCTTCATCCTCATTGCCGTGCTCTATCGTCTGGATCACCAGCCGGCGATGGACTGA
- the speD gene encoding adenosylmethionine decarboxylase: protein MIKPLKKLKLQGFNNLTKSLSFNIYDIAYARTRAERQEYISYIDEEYNAARLTQILTDVSDIIGANILNIASQDYEPQGASVTMLISEEPILSEEPSNLPQPGPLPETLLAHLDKSHITVHTYPESHPDNGISTFRADIDVSTCGKISPLRALNFLIHSFDSDIVTIDYRVRGFTRDVKGRKHYIDHKISSIQNFIARDTQDRYQAIDVNMIQENIFHTRLLLKDFDLQNYLFGTRGEDFSPEEQESIKERLRREMLEIYYGKNLND, encoded by the coding sequence ATGATCAAACCTCTCAAAAAGCTCAAGCTGCAGGGTTTCAACAACCTGACCAAGAGCCTCAGTTTCAACATCTATGACATTGCCTATGCCCGCACCCGGGCGGAACGGCAGGAATACATCAGCTACATCGATGAAGAATACAATGCCGCGCGCCTGACCCAGATACTCACGGATGTATCCGATATCATCGGCGCCAACATTCTCAACATCGCCAGTCAGGATTATGAGCCCCAGGGCGCCAGCGTCACCATGCTGATCTCCGAGGAGCCGATCCTGAGCGAAGAACCCAGCAATCTGCCGCAACCAGGGCCCCTGCCCGAGACCCTGCTGGCCCATCTCGACAAGAGCCACATTACCGTGCACACCTATCCGGAAAGCCACCCGGACAATGGCATCAGCACCTTCCGGGCGGATATCGACGTCTCCACCTGCGGCAAGATTTCCCCGCTGCGGGCGCTGAATTTCCTGATTCACAGCTTTGACTCGGATATCGTCACGATCGATTATCGGGTGCGGGGCTTCACCCGCGACGTCAAAGGCAGAAAGCACTATATCGATCACAAGATCAGTTCGATCCAGAACTTCATTGCCCGCGACACCCAGGACCGATATCAGGCGATCGATGTGAACATGATCCAGGAAAACATCTTTCACACCCGTTTGCTGCTGAAAGACTTCGATCTGCAAAATTATCTGTTTGGCACGCGCGGAGAGGATTTCTCACCGGAAGAGCAGGAAAGCATCAAGGAACGCCTGCGGCGGGAGATGCTGGAGATCTACTACGGCAAGAACCTCAATGACTGA
- the hrpB gene encoding ATP-dependent helicase HrpB encodes MSAKTTPAALPIDAILPQLRAALAKAPVAVLQAPPGAGKSTRVPLALLAEDWLEGRRMIMLEPRRLAARATAKRMADMLGEKLGETVGYQIRFERRVSAGTRIEVVTEGILARRLQSDPELSDTGLVIFDEFHERHLSADLALALCRDAQQGLREDLKILLMSATFDGQALSRLLDDAPLISSEGRSFPVSIHHLSQHAQTPLPEAMATSIEQALAAHPGDLLAFLPGMHEIRRTRDLLESRLKDEDLRICALHGDLPQAEQDRALMPGPQRRVILATNIAETSLTIEGIRIVVDSGWARQPRFDPGSGMTRLLNGRISKASADQRAGRAGRLGPGDCYRLWGKDTHQGLLAQTAPEIRSADLAPLLLDLRLWGVRDPDSLTWLDPPPPAALAQAEALLQDLEALDDAGNITDAGRRMAALPLHPRLAHMILRAQALDLSATACDLAALLSERDIFPNPADGDLHDRLSALAAWRKDGQRGAQACRADAQACRRVDLAAGQWRRMLDCRNPDASIPEPDIIGLLLAFAYPDRIAQQRPQDPQRYLLAQGRGAKLSRRQGQQASAWLVAALVDAATGEALIHLAQSVSPALLRKHLADRIRVESRVEWDAQAEQIVARREEKLGELVLGSQMLDSPPPEAVMAALIAGIRAKGIEALPWTAAARQLQARLRFLREQGPDENWPDLDDASLLETLEIWLAPYLAGMRSLRALERLDLHDILAAQLDWPQRSRLEEGAPGQIAVPSGSQIRLDYLSGDAPVLAVKLQELFGLADTPRVAWGKVPVVLHLLSPARRPIQVTRDLKGFWERTYFEVRKELKGRYPRHPWPDDPWQATPTRGLARRQSSQ; translated from the coding sequence ATGAGCGCAAAAACCACACCCGCTGCACTGCCCATCGACGCGATCCTGCCGCAACTGCGTGCCGCGCTGGCCAAAGCGCCGGTTGCCGTCCTGCAGGCCCCGCCAGGGGCTGGCAAAAGTACCCGCGTGCCACTTGCCCTGCTCGCTGAAGACTGGCTCGAAGGGCGCAGGATGATCATGCTCGAACCGCGCCGGCTTGCCGCGCGCGCCACGGCAAAGCGCATGGCCGACATGCTCGGCGAAAAGCTCGGTGAGACGGTGGGTTATCAGATCCGCTTCGAGCGCCGGGTTTCGGCAGGAACCCGTATCGAAGTCGTGACCGAAGGCATCCTCGCGCGCCGGCTGCAGAGCGATCCCGAGCTGTCGGATACGGGACTGGTGATCTTTGACGAGTTCCACGAGCGTCATCTCAGCGCCGATCTGGCCCTGGCACTGTGCCGCGACGCGCAGCAGGGACTGCGCGAGGACCTGAAGATTCTCCTGATGTCGGCCACCTTCGACGGACAGGCCCTCTCGCGCCTGCTCGATGATGCCCCGCTGATCAGCAGCGAGGGGCGCAGCTTTCCGGTCAGCATCCATCACCTCTCGCAACATGCCCAGACGCCACTGCCGGAAGCCATGGCGACCAGCATCGAGCAGGCGCTGGCAGCGCATCCGGGCGACCTGCTGGCCTTTTTGCCGGGCATGCACGAGATCCGCAGGACCCGCGACCTGCTGGAAAGCCGGCTCAAGGATGAAGATTTGCGGATCTGCGCGCTGCATGGTGATCTGCCCCAGGCCGAACAGGACCGCGCCCTGATGCCAGGTCCTCAGCGGCGCGTCATTCTGGCCACCAACATTGCCGAAACCAGTCTCACCATCGAGGGTATCCGCATCGTGGTGGACAGTGGCTGGGCGCGGCAGCCGCGCTTTGATCCCGGCTCCGGCATGACGCGCCTGCTCAATGGTCGCATCTCCAAAGCCTCCGCGGACCAGCGCGCCGGTCGTGCCGGGCGGCTTGGGCCCGGTGACTGCTACCGGCTCTGGGGCAAGGATACGCACCAGGGCCTGCTGGCCCAGACTGCCCCGGAAATCCGCAGCGCCGATCTTGCGCCACTGCTGCTGGACCTGCGGCTTTGGGGTGTGCGCGATCCCGACAGCCTCACCTGGCTCGATCCACCACCACCGGCAGCCCTTGCCCAGGCCGAAGCCCTGCTGCAGGATCTGGAAGCACTGGATGATGCCGGCAACATCACCGATGCGGGCAGGCGCATGGCGGCCCTGCCCCTGCATCCGAGACTCGCGCACATGATACTGCGCGCCCAGGCCCTGGATCTGAGCGCCACCGCCTGTGATCTCGCGGCCCTGCTGTCAGAAAGGGACATCTTCCCAAATCCGGCCGATGGCGACCTGCATGACCGTCTGAGCGCGCTTGCAGCCTGGCGCAAGGATGGACAGCGCGGCGCTCAGGCCTGTCGGGCCGATGCCCAGGCCTGTCGGCGAGTCGATCTTGCGGCTGGGCAGTGGCGCAGGATGCTGGATTGCCGAAACCCGGACGCTTCCATTCCGGAGCCGGACATCATTGGGCTGCTGCTGGCCTTTGCCTATCCCGACCGCATCGCCCAGCAACGCCCCCAGGACCCGCAACGCTACCTGCTGGCCCAGGGGCGCGGCGCGAAGCTCTCGCGCAGGCAGGGCCAACAGGCTTCCGCCTGGCTGGTGGCGGCCCTGGTCGATGCCGCAACTGGCGAAGCGCTGATTCATCTCGCACAAAGCGTTTCTCCCGCCTTGTTGCGAAAACACCTTGCTGACAGGATTCGGGTAGAATCACGGGTGGAATGGGATGCGCAGGCAGAACAGATCGTCGCCCGGCGCGAGGAGAAGCTGGGTGAACTGGTGCTTGGCAGCCAGATGCTGGACAGCCCCCCGCCCGAAGCAGTGATGGCGGCATTGATTGCCGGCATCCGCGCCAAGGGTATCGAGGCTCTGCCATGGACAGCGGCAGCCCGGCAACTGCAGGCCCGTCTGCGTTTCCTGCGAGAGCAGGGCCCCGACGAAAACTGGCCGGACCTGGATGACGCCAGCCTGCTCGAAACGCTCGAGATCTGGCTGGCGCCCTATCTGGCCGGGATGCGCAGCTTGCGTGCCCTGGAGCGGCTGGATCTGCATGACATACTGGCCGCGCAACTGGACTGGCCACAACGCAGCCGGCTAGAGGAAGGCGCGCCTGGGCAGATTGCAGTTCCCAGCGGCAGCCAGATCCGTCTGGACTATCTGTCAGGTGATGCGCCCGTGCTGGCCGTCAAGCTCCAGGAACTTTTCGGCCTGGCGGACACCCCAAGGGTCGCCTGGGGGAAGGTTCCGGTGGTCCTGCATCTGCTTTCCCCGGCCAGGCGTCCCATTCAGGTGACCCGGGATCTCAAGGGGTTCTGGGAGCGCACCTATTTCGAGGTTCGTAAGGAGCTGAAAGGGCGCTACCCCAGGCACCCCTGGCCCGATGATCCCTGGCAGGCCACGCCCACGCGTGGTCTGGCACGGCGCCAGTCCAGTCAATGA
- a CDS encoding YcgN family cysteine cluster protein, translating into MTEQPFWRIRTLVEMSEREWESLCDGCGLCCLEKFEDRDSGELVFSTMPCSQLDVQTCRCKVYDNRHAVVPDCVPIEPTKMQEYRWLPESCAYRLVFEGRDLPDWHPLKTGCPDSTRVAGMGVDQIATPAGRNRLRRRLRGKFSQGG; encoded by the coding sequence ATGACAGAGCAGCCTTTCTGGCGCATCCGGACTCTGGTGGAAATGAGCGAGCGCGAGTGGGAGTCGCTCTGCGACGGTTGCGGGCTCTGTTGTCTCGAAAAGTTCGAGGACCGGGACAGTGGTGAGCTGGTGTTCAGCACCATGCCCTGCAGCCAGCTCGATGTGCAGACCTGTCGCTGCAAGGTTTACGACAATCGCCATGCGGTGGTGCCGGACTGCGTCCCGATCGAACCCACAAAGATGCAGGAATACCGCTGGCTGCCCGAAAGTTGTGCTTATCGTCTGGTGTTCGAGGGCCGGGATCTCCCGGACTGGCATCCCCTGAAGACCGGCTGCCCGGATTCCACCCGCGTGGCCGGCATGGGCGTGGATCAGATCGCGACCCCGGCTGGCAGGAACCGGTTGCGCCGACGCCTGCGCGGCAAGTTCAGCCAGGGCGGATAA
- a CDS encoding SIR2 family protein has product MPSTKDITDQVLSPGLDNTGQPVHWQASESAARDREIGLDRILGFLHCLKQEVDRYYAGHPEHYTDYEDLYYAASQIHDSERGEYDNPAILPFIERIQTELRALPNIGPGETEIPLQALAAAATRYIRDIVWQMLIGKPESVDPMASIKGACEDPQLQRIDLFSLNHDMVLERYMESQGIAFTEGFDAPRQGIRYWNPDLFKSPDFHVRLFKLHGSVNWFRLHDDHYGELIGIPANWKYQKNLNARPGTAHPAEGAPLFLAGTFNKMLQYINDIYADLHYQFRYTLRESRHLFVCGYSFGDKGINTRIIEWMHQGDDKLMIVAHPDPEDMKLKARPGIARYWESWQEQGKVCFLPKGIEEVSWEEIRQRCGPTPASADGT; this is encoded by the coding sequence ATGCCATCCACGAAAGACATTACCGATCAGGTTCTATCGCCCGGGCTCGACAACACGGGTCAGCCTGTCCACTGGCAGGCGAGCGAATCCGCTGCAAGGGACCGGGAGATTGGTCTCGATCGCATCCTGGGATTCCTGCATTGCCTGAAGCAGGAGGTGGACCGCTACTACGCAGGCCATCCCGAACACTACACGGATTACGAAGACCTCTATTACGCCGCCAGCCAGATTCATGACAGCGAACGGGGCGAATACGACAACCCCGCCATCCTGCCCTTCATCGAAAGAATCCAGACTGAACTACGTGCACTCCCCAACATCGGGCCTGGCGAAACCGAGATACCCTTGCAAGCACTGGCAGCCGCCGCTACCCGCTACATCCGCGATATCGTCTGGCAGATGCTCATCGGCAAGCCGGAAAGCGTGGATCCGATGGCGAGCATCAAGGGTGCCTGTGAGGACCCGCAGCTTCAACGGATCGATCTGTTCTCCCTGAATCACGACATGGTGCTGGAACGCTACATGGAGTCCCAGGGGATTGCCTTTACCGAGGGCTTCGATGCTCCGAGACAGGGCATTCGTTACTGGAACCCGGATCTTTTCAAGTCCCCGGACTTCCATGTGCGCCTGTTCAAGCTGCATGGTTCAGTGAACTGGTTCCGGCTGCATGATGATCATTACGGCGAACTCATCGGTATTCCTGCCAACTGGAAGTACCAGAAAAATCTGAATGCAAGGCCCGGCACCGCCCACCCCGCCGAGGGCGCGCCCTTGTTCCTGGCAGGCACCTTCAACAAGATGCTTCAGTACATCAATGACATCTACGCCGACTTGCATTACCAGTTTCGTTATACGCTGCGCGAATCCCGGCATCTTTTCGTCTGCGGCTACAGCTTCGGCGACAAGGGCATCAACACGCGCATCATCGAGTGGATGCACCAGGGGGACGACAAGTTGATGATCGTGGCACATCCGGATCCGGAAGATATGAAACTCAAGGCCCGACCCGGGATTGCCCGGTACTGGGAAAGCTGGCAGGAACAGGGCAAGGTATGTTTCCTGCCCAAGGGGATCGAAGAGGTCTCCTGGGAAGAGATCCGCCAGCGCTGTGGGCCGACGCCGGCAAGCGCTGACGGGACCTAG
- a CDS encoding diiron oxygenase, producing MNAIVQARRPALVGRLNERSRQYRDPLSQIPWDDLDPEAFWLPESLISLHGLPVYQSLSEIQRRMLSQCEFLAFTELGLWLEALFIQRISRNVLDIADKSLDRYEYELHELREEVGHSLMFLTFIRKSGIPLLTPFRDRPRMAGLFARFAPYRSAAFWTTILIGEEVPDQMNRLIRRQGDLPGAVLGMTHLHMREEARHMAYARELLSERLPRLNRLQRALLRPLLRRVIHEFIETCFYPSAQVYAAAGLDNPDKLVRVARRNPARHALIQRCTAPSLAFLRQHDINI from the coding sequence ATGAATGCGATAGTGCAAGCACGCCGCCCGGCCCTGGTCGGACGCCTCAATGAGCGCAGCCGACAGTACCGCGACCCGCTGAGCCAGATCCCCTGGGACGATCTGGACCCGGAGGCGTTCTGGTTGCCGGAATCTCTGATTTCCCTGCATGGCCTGCCTGTCTATCAATCCCTGAGCGAAATCCAGCGGCGCATGCTGTCGCAATGTGAGTTCCTTGCCTTCACCGAACTGGGTCTCTGGCTAGAAGCGCTCTTCATCCAGCGCATCAGTCGCAACGTGCTCGACATCGCCGACAAGTCCCTCGATCGCTACGAGTACGAACTGCATGAATTGCGCGAGGAAGTCGGTCACAGCCTGATGTTCCTGACTTTCATCCGCAAGAGCGGCATCCCCCTGCTCACGCCCTTTCGCGACCGGCCCCGCATGGCGGGTCTCTTCGCCCGATTCGCGCCCTATCGCTCGGCGGCCTTCTGGACCACCATCCTGATCGGCGAGGAGGTTCCCGACCAGATGAACCGGCTCATTCGCCGGCAAGGTGATCTGCCCGGTGCCGTGCTTGGCATGACGCACCTGCACATGCGCGAAGAGGCCCGGCACATGGCCTATGCCCGGGAACTGCTGTCGGAAAGACTGCCCCGCCTGAACCGGCTGCAGCGCGCCTTGCTGCGCCCCCTGCTGCGGCGCGTGATCCACGAATTCATCGAGACCTGCTTCTATCCATCCGCCCAGGTATATGCCGCGGCCGGGCTGGACAATCCCGATAAGCTCGTTCGCGTGGCGCGCCGGAACCCTGCACGACATGCGCTGATCCAACGCTGTACTGCCCCAAGCCTTGCCTTTTTGCGGCAGCACGATATCAATATCTAA
- a CDS encoding NAD-dependent epimerase/dehydratase family protein: MRVLVTGAASHLAQALLPALLAHPDIEAVTGLDIAPVSFSHPRFRAVRANLLGPDLGQHLEGVDAVIHLAFVVMGRMLGAQRKDRELIRRYNLDATQALCRAATASGVRRIVYASSVAVYGAWPDNPALIPESWPLRPMPGFAYSEDKAAVEWWLDDFEQAPGAPAITRLRIHAIVGPRAQSLLNLIARTRFYVQVPDPQPPTQCIWEDDVVQALLQALFSEVDGAFNLAAPEPLSFKDIVSRDGRWAMPVPYALAEKAHRAFWQISGNLGDPGWLAGLRYPLAVDTRRAEALLHWRPRHSVAECLDILRNSHR, encoded by the coding sequence ATGCGGGTGCTGGTGACGGGTGCCGCCTCTCATCTGGCGCAGGCGCTCTTGCCGGCACTGCTGGCCCACCCGGATATCGAAGCGGTGACCGGGCTCGACATCGCGCCAGTCAGCTTCAGCCATCCGCGCTTTCGCGCCGTTCGCGCCAACCTGCTCGGCCCGGACCTGGGGCAACACCTGGAAGGTGTCGACGCCGTCATTCACCTGGCCTTTGTGGTCATGGGCCGGATGCTCGGCGCACAGCGCAAGGACCGGGAGCTCATTCGCCGCTACAACCTGGATGCCACGCAGGCGCTGTGCCGGGCCGCGACAGCCAGCGGTGTTCGACGGATTGTTTACGCCAGCAGCGTGGCGGTTTACGGCGCCTGGCCGGACAACCCGGCGCTGATTCCCGAGTCCTGGCCCCTGCGGCCCATGCCGGGCTTTGCCTACAGCGAGGACAAGGCGGCAGTGGAATGGTGGCTGGATGATTTCGAGCAGGCGCCTGGTGCACCCGCGATCACGCGCCTGCGCATACACGCCATCGTCGGACCGCGGGCGCAATCCCTGCTGAACCTCATTGCCCGTACCCGCTTTTACGTGCAGGTGCCGGACCCGCAACCACCGACCCAGTGCATCTGGGAAGATGACGTGGTGCAGGCCTTATTGCAGGCGCTGTTCAGCGAGGTAGATGGCGCCTTCAATCTCGCCGCCCCCGAACCCCTCTCCTTCAAGGATATCGTCAGCCGGGACGGGCGCTGGGCCATGCCGGTGCCCTATGCCCTGGCGGAAAAGGCACACCGCGCCTTCTGGCAGATCTCGGGAAATCTCGGGGACCCGGGCTGGCTGGCCGGTTTGCGCTATCCGCTGGCGGTGGATACCCGACGCGCCGAGGCCCTGCTGCATTGGCGCCCGCGTCATTCCGTGGCAGAATGCCTGGATATTTTGCGTAACAGCCACCGCTGA
- a CDS encoding LLM class flavin-dependent oxidoreductase: MQIDLFYELAVPQSGGRDETQVYHETLDEISLADQLGFNGVWLVEHHFMPEYSHSSAPELFLAAASQRTRRLRLGHGVIVLPYNHPVRVAERIAALDILSGGRSEIGVGRGFSPKEYAIFGARMADSRDIVQESLDIIREGLSQPVLNHRGRLFVAEDVAVLPKPLQRPHPPLWTAAVSPDTYVWAAEQGIGALAGPFKPWFMVKQDLAAYRRAWRDKHGDGPPRPGQNQRFAMTVGVLCLADGDEARRLAQEHFTWYYARLLAQTRPVLEKFQESYGYYKKLGYLQPLLKRAINLPLLESMGMVVVGSPAECVRKLERYEKAGVDHLICAVGAGAMPSSRVRESLELMAQHILPRFQRS; encoded by the coding sequence ATGCAGATTGATCTCTTTTACGAACTCGCCGTCCCCCAGTCCGGCGGGCGAGACGAAACCCAAGTATATCACGAAACGCTGGATGAAATCAGTCTGGCCGACCAGCTCGGCTTCAATGGCGTCTGGCTGGTCGAGCATCACTTCATGCCCGAGTACTCGCATTCGAGCGCGCCGGAGCTGTTCCTGGCGGCGGCCAGCCAGCGCACGCGCCGTCTGCGGCTCGGACACGGGGTCATCGTCCTGCCCTACAACCATCCGGTACGAGTGGCCGAGCGTATCGCAGCACTCGATATCCTGTCGGGCGGGCGCAGCGAAATCGGTGTGGGGCGCGGCTTTTCGCCCAAGGAATATGCCATTTTCGGAGCGCGCATGGCGGACAGTCGCGACATCGTCCAGGAATCCCTGGACATCATCCGCGAGGGCCTGAGCCAGCCGGTGCTCAACCATCGGGGGCGACTATTCGTGGCCGAGGACGTGGCGGTGCTCCCCAAACCCCTGCAGCGCCCTCACCCGCCGCTCTGGACCGCCGCCGTCAGCCCCGACACCTATGTCTGGGCCGCGGAACAGGGCATCGGCGCCCTGGCCGGTCCCTTCAAGCCCTGGTTCATGGTCAAGCAGGATCTGGCCGCCTACCGGCGCGCCTGGCGGGACAAGCATGGCGATGGGCCACCCAGGCCCGGACAGAATCAGCGCTTTGCCATGACGGTCGGCGTGCTGTGTCTGGCTGACGGCGACGAGGCCAGGCGCCTGGCCCAGGAGCACTTCACCTGGTATTACGCGCGCCTGCTGGCCCAGACCCGGCCGGTGCTGGAGAAATTCCAGGAGAGTTACGGCTATTACAAGAAACTGGGTTATCTCCAGCCCCTGCTCAAGCGCGCCATCAACCTGCCGCTGCTCGAAAGCATGGGCATGGTGGTCGTGGGTAGTCCGGCGGAATGTGTGCGCAAGCTCGAGCGCTATGAAAAGGCCGGGGTGGATCATCTGATCTGCGCGGTTGGCGCCGGCGCGATGCCGAGCTCGCGGGTGCGCGAGTCGCTGGAACTGATGGCGCAGCACATCCTGCCGCGTTTTCAGAGAAGCTGA
- the mtgA gene encoding monofunctional biosynthetic peptidoglycan transglycosylase, which produces MQTLLRWTSRLIALALAAILLYQGWLYLQVRSLAEQAPASTALMAARLAAMEAEGRKPAIKQKWVPINKISKHLQRAVIVSEDATFYGHEGFDWEGIKVAARKNLRKGRIVAGGSTISQQLAKNLYLSTKRTPWRKGQEAVITLMLEKNLEKRRIFEIYLNVIEWGDGVFGAEAAARHYFGVSAAKLTPRQAAKLAAMIPNPRYYDKHRKDRRLLRKSRIILARMGQRYGPDFNAPPRLIQPRPKAPVIIEASHPAPDTPETVESRPVENPETGAPAVETIELQDLQETSPSIQVLEDSPVQ; this is translated from the coding sequence ATGCAGACACTTCTTCGCTGGACAAGCCGTCTGATCGCCCTGGCCCTGGCGGCCATCCTGCTCTATCAGGGCTGGCTTTATCTCCAGGTGCGCAGCCTGGCTGAGCAGGCACCAGCCAGCACGGCACTGATGGCGGCGCGGCTGGCTGCCATGGAAGCTGAAGGAAGAAAGCCTGCCATCAAACAAAAATGGGTGCCGATCAATAAAATCAGCAAGCATCTGCAGCGCGCCGTGATCGTTTCCGAGGATGCCACCTTCTATGGTCACGAAGGTTTCGACTGGGAAGGCATCAAGGTCGCGGCCCGGAAAAATCTGCGGAAGGGCCGCATCGTTGCTGGCGGCAGCACCATCAGTCAGCAACTGGCCAAGAATCTCTATCTTTCCACCAAGCGCACTCCCTGGCGCAAGGGCCAGGAGGCGGTCATCACGCTGATGCTCGAAAAAAATCTGGAAAAACGCCGGATTTTCGAGATTTATCTCAATGTCATCGAGTGGGGCGATGGGGTCTTCGGGGCCGAGGCCGCGGCGCGCCACTACTTCGGCGTGAGCGCTGCCAAGCTGACTCCGCGCCAGGCAGCGAAGCTGGCCGCCATGATCCCCAACCCGCGCTATTATGACAAGCACCGCAAGGACCGCCGCCTGCTGCGCAAGAGCCGGATCATTCTCGCACGCATGGGACAGCGCTATGGGCCGGACTTCAATGCCCCACCCAGGCTGATTCAACCCAGGCCCAAAGCCCCGGTGATCATCGAAGCCTCGCATCCTGCGCCAGATACCCCGGAGACGGTGGAATCCCGGCCAGTGGAAAACCCGGAGACGGGAGCGCCTGCGGTCGAGACTATAGAACTGCAGGACCTGCAGGAAACTTCCCCATCAATCCAGGTGTTGGAGGACAGTCCCGTCCAATGA
- a CDS encoding VTT domain-containing protein, producing MAVLLLLLLLTLSLGPLLEYSPLRDLISLENLQQWRDQWAESPLAWLIYAMGGTLAASLGFPLTLLIIAAGVIFGVLKGVVLAFLIALLSAVLGYVLGNWHGRELVERHFSRYYAPLRTRLETHAFLAVFAMRFVVPFAAASLIAGTFRLPWFWYMSATVLGVSPWILALVLVSANLHESYALGWQLSLIGLVLLALGALARYIQIRVKQYRSY from the coding sequence ATGGCTGTGCTGCTATTGCTCTTGCTGCTGACCCTGTCACTGGGGCCACTGCTGGAATATTCCCCCCTGCGTGACCTCATAAGCCTGGAAAATCTGCAGCAGTGGCGCGACCAGTGGGCGGAATCGCCGCTGGCCTGGCTGATTTATGCCATGGGCGGCACGCTGGCCGCCAGTCTGGGGTTTCCGCTTACCCTGTTGATCATCGCCGCGGGCGTCATCTTTGGTGTGCTCAAGGGCGTGGTGCTGGCCTTTCTCATTGCCCTGCTCAGTGCTGTCCTGGGTTATGTGCTCGGCAACTGGCATGGGCGGGAACTGGTGGAACGGCATTTCAGCCGGTATTACGCGCCTTTGCGCACGCGCCTCGAAACACATGCCTTTCTGGCTGTGTTTGCCATGCGTTTCGTGGTTCCTTTTGCGGCGGCCAGTCTCATTGCCGGGACTTTCCGCCTGCCCTGGTTCTGGTACATGTCGGCGACCGTGCTCGGCGTGTCACCCTGGATCCTGGCGCTGGTGCTGGTTTCCGCCAATCTGCATGAATCATATGCCCTGGGCTGGCAACTGAGCCTCATTGGCCTGGTGCTGCTGGCGCTCGGCGCCCTGGCGCGTTATATCCAGATCCGCGTCAAGCAGTACCGATCGTACTGA